A window from Streptomyces sp. NBC_00335 encodes these proteins:
- a CDS encoding helix-turn-helix domain-containing protein, with translation MVRTPLTPEERERGERLGALLRTARGGRSMVEVAASAGLSAETLRKIETGRAPTPAFFTVAALAGALGLSLDEVMRRCALVPV, from the coding sequence ATGGTCCGTACCCCCCTCACCCCCGAAGAGCGCGAGCGCGGCGAGCGGCTGGGCGCCCTGTTGCGCACGGCCCGCGGTGGCCGCAGCATGGTCGAGGTCGCGGCCAGTGCCGGGCTCTCCGCCGAGACCCTCCGCAAGATCGAGACCGGCCGGGCCCCGACCCCGGCCTTCTTCACCGTCGCCGCCCTCGCCGGGGCCCTGGGGCTGTCCCTGGACGAAGTGATGCGGCGCTGCGCCCTCGTGCCCGTGTGA
- the hydA gene encoding dihydropyrimidinase has protein sequence MSIRTLIRGGLVITASDELHADVLIEDGRVAALAAHGTAAADTWTADRTIDASGKYVIPGGVDAHTHMELPFGGTAASDTFETGTRAAAWGGTTTIVDFAVQTPGHALREGLDTWYDKADGKCAVDYAFHMILSDVNERTLKEMDHLVGEGVTSFKLFMAYPGVFYSDDGQILRAMQRASGNGGLIMMHAENGIAIDVLVEQALARGETDPRHHGEVRKVLLEAEATHRAIQLARVAGSPLYVVHVSAEEAVAELAAARDKGLPVFGETCPQYLFLSTDNLEEPDFQGAKYVCSTPLRPREHQAALWRGLRTNDLQVVSTDHCPFCFRGQKELGRGDFSKIPNGLPGVENRMDLLHQAVLDGHISRRRWIEIACAAPARMFGLYPQKGTIAPGSDADIVLYDPHAEQVISAETHHMNVDYSAYEGKRITGRVDTVLSRGELVIDRREFTGRAGHGAFIPRSTCQYL, from the coding sequence ATGAGCATCCGCACCCTCATCCGCGGCGGGCTCGTCATCACCGCATCCGACGAGCTCCACGCCGACGTGCTGATCGAGGACGGCCGGGTCGCCGCCCTCGCGGCACACGGCACGGCGGCCGCCGACACCTGGACGGCCGACCGGACGATCGACGCGAGCGGGAAGTACGTCATCCCCGGCGGGGTCGACGCCCACACCCACATGGAGCTGCCCTTCGGCGGCACGGCGGCCTCCGACACGTTCGAGACCGGCACCCGGGCCGCCGCCTGGGGCGGCACCACCACCATCGTGGACTTCGCCGTCCAGACCCCGGGCCACGCCCTGCGCGAGGGCCTCGACACCTGGTACGACAAGGCCGACGGCAAGTGCGCCGTCGACTACGCCTTCCACATGATCCTCTCGGACGTCAACGAGCGGACCCTGAAGGAGATGGACCACCTGGTGGGGGAGGGGGTCACCTCCTTCAAGCTGTTCATGGCCTACCCCGGGGTCTTCTACAGCGACGACGGGCAGATCCTGCGCGCGATGCAGCGGGCGTCGGGCAACGGCGGGCTGATCATGATGCACGCCGAGAACGGCATCGCGATCGACGTGCTCGTGGAGCAGGCCCTCGCCCGTGGAGAGACGGACCCGCGCCACCACGGCGAGGTCCGCAAAGTGCTCCTCGAAGCGGAGGCCACCCACCGGGCGATCCAGCTCGCGCGGGTGGCCGGATCCCCGCTGTACGTGGTGCACGTTTCCGCGGAGGAGGCGGTCGCGGAGCTGGCGGCGGCCCGGGACAAGGGGCTGCCGGTCTTCGGCGAGACCTGCCCGCAGTACCTCTTCCTGTCCACCGACAACCTGGAGGAGCCCGACTTCCAGGGCGCCAAGTACGTCTGCTCCACCCCGCTGCGCCCGCGCGAGCACCAGGCGGCGCTGTGGCGGGGGTTGCGCACGAACGACCTCCAGGTGGTGTCCACCGACCACTGCCCGTTCTGCTTCCGGGGCCAGAAGGAGCTGGGCCGGGGGGACTTCTCGAAGATCCCGAACGGGCTGCCGGGGGTGGAGAACCGCATGGACCTCCTCCACCAGGCCGTCCTGGACGGGCACATCAGCCGCCGTCGCTGGATCGAGATCGCCTGTGCGGCCCCGGCCCGGATGTTCGGCCTCTACCCGCAGAAGGGCACGATCGCACCGGGTTCCGATGCCGACATCGTTCTCTACGATCCGCACGCCGAGCAGGTCATCTCCGCCGAGACGCACCACATGAACGTGGACTACTCGGCGTACGAGGGCAAGCGGATCACCGGACGCGTCGACACGGTCCTGTCCCGGGGCGAACTGGTCATCGACCGGCGCGAGTTCACCGGTCGCGCCGGTCACGGGGCGTTCATCCCCCGCTCCACCTGTCAGTACCTGTAA
- a CDS encoding aspartate aminotransferase family protein, protein MTNPIPLHSRHRSVLPDWLALYYDRPLELTHGEGRHVWDADGNRYLDFFGGILTTMTAHALPEVTKAVSEQAGRIIHSSTLYLNRPMIELAERVSALSGIPDARVFFTTSGTEANDTALLLATTYRRSNQILAMRNSYHGRSFSTVSITGNRGWSPTSLSPLQTYYVHGAVRTRGPFAHLDDTAFTAAAVADLEDVLGQARGGVAALIAEPVQGVGGFTSPPDGLYGSFRKVLDRHGILWISDEVQTGWGRTGDHFWGWQAHAQNGPPDIITFAKGIGNGMSIGGVVARAEVMNCLDSNSISTFGGSPVTMAAGVANLAYLLEHDLQGNARRVGGLLLERLRAIAATVPAVREVRGRGLMAGLELTKPGTDQADPDAAAAVLEAARAGGLLLGKGGGYNTSVLRIAPPLSLTVAEAEEGAEILAEALRSLN, encoded by the coding sequence GTGACCAACCCGATCCCCCTGCACAGCCGGCACCGCTCCGTCCTGCCCGACTGGCTCGCGCTCTACTACGACCGTCCCCTCGAACTCACCCACGGAGAGGGCCGCCACGTCTGGGACGCGGACGGCAACCGCTACCTGGACTTCTTCGGCGGCATCCTCACCACGATGACCGCCCACGCCCTGCCCGAGGTCACCAAGGCCGTCTCCGAACAGGCCGGGCGGATCATCCACTCCTCCACCCTCTATCTCAACCGCCCGATGATCGAACTGGCCGAGCGCGTCTCGGCGTTGTCCGGCATCCCCGACGCCCGGGTCTTCTTCACCACCTCCGGCACCGAGGCCAACGACACCGCCCTGCTGCTCGCGACGACGTACCGCCGCTCCAACCAGATCCTGGCGATGCGCAACAGCTACCACGGCCGGTCCTTCTCCACCGTCTCGATCACCGGCAACCGCGGCTGGTCCCCGACCAGCCTCTCGCCGCTCCAGACGTACTACGTCCACGGCGCGGTCCGCACCCGGGGCCCCTTCGCCCACCTCGACGACACCGCCTTCACCGCCGCGGCCGTCGCCGACCTGGAAGACGTGCTCGGCCAGGCGCGCGGCGGAGTCGCCGCGCTCATCGCCGAACCGGTGCAGGGCGTGGGCGGGTTCACCTCGCCTCCCGACGGGCTCTACGGCTCCTTCCGCAAGGTCCTCGACCGGCACGGCATCCTCTGGATCAGCGACGAGGTGCAGACCGGCTGGGGCCGTACCGGCGACCACTTCTGGGGCTGGCAGGCCCACGCCCAGAACGGCCCGCCGGACATCATCACCTTCGCCAAGGGCATCGGCAACGGCATGTCCATCGGCGGGGTCGTGGCCCGCGCCGAGGTGATGAACTGCCTCGACTCCAACTCCATCTCCACCTTCGGCGGTTCCCCGGTCACCATGGCCGCCGGCGTCGCCAACCTCGCCTACCTCCTCGAACACGACCTCCAGGGCAACGCCCGCCGCGTCGGCGGCCTGCTGCTGGAGCGGCTGCGGGCCATCGCCGCGACCGTGCCCGCCGTACGGGAAGTGCGCGGCCGGGGCCTGATGGCCGGCCTGGAGCTGACGAAACCCGGCACCGACCAGGCCGACCCGGACGCGGCCGCCGCCGTACTGGAGGCCGCCCGGGCGGGCGGCCTGCTGCTCGGCAAGGGCGGCGGGTACAACACCAGCGTGCTGCGCATCGCGCCGCCGCTCTCCCTCACCGTCGCCGAGGCGGAAGAGGGCGCCGAGATCCTCGCCGAGGCCCTCAGAAGCCTCAACTAA
- the map gene encoding type I methionyl aminopeptidase, producing MMELKTDRSIDRMRAAGRVVAQALAAVRDRAAVGVSLLELDLVAREVLREAGASSPFLGYRPRFAPVPFPAVICASVNDAIVHGIPNDYRLGDGDLVSIDCGAKLDGWVGDAAVSFTVGRARPADLHLIATSEAALAAGIAAARPGNRVGDIAHAIGSVCRAAGYGIPDGFGGHGVGRSMHEEPGVPNEGPAGQGTKLRAGMVIAIEPMLIAGGTDDYACDADGWTLRTVDGSRASHSEHTVAITAAGPRILTAL from the coding sequence ATGATGGAACTGAAGACAGACCGATCGATCGACCGGATGCGCGCCGCCGGCCGAGTCGTCGCGCAGGCCCTCGCCGCCGTCCGGGACCGGGCCGCCGTGGGGGTGTCCCTGCTGGAGCTCGACCTGGTCGCGCGCGAGGTGCTCCGTGAGGCCGGTGCGAGCTCGCCCTTCCTCGGCTACCGGCCGCGGTTCGCGCCGGTCCCCTTCCCGGCCGTCATCTGCGCCTCCGTCAACGACGCGATCGTGCACGGCATCCCGAACGACTACCGGCTGGGCGACGGCGATCTGGTCAGCATCGACTGCGGCGCGAAGCTGGACGGCTGGGTCGGCGACGCGGCCGTCAGCTTCACCGTGGGCCGGGCCCGCCCCGCCGACCTGCACCTCATCGCGACCTCCGAGGCGGCCCTCGCGGCGGGCATCGCCGCCGCCCGGCCCGGCAACCGCGTCGGCGACATCGCCCATGCCATCGGCAGCGTCTGCCGCGCCGCCGGGTACGGAATCCCCGACGGCTTCGGCGGCCACGGCGTCGGACGCTCCATGCACGAGGAGCCGGGCGTGCCCAACGAGGGCCCGGCCGGGCAGGGTACGAAGCTGCGCGCCGGCATGGTGATCGCGATCGAGCCGATGCTGATCGCGGGCGGCACCGACGACTACGCCTGCGACGCCGACGGCTGGACCCTGCGGACCGTCGACGGCAGCCGCGCATCGCACTCCGAGCACACGGTCGCGATCACCGCCGCCGGCCCGAGGATCCTCACCGCCCTGTAA
- a CDS encoding cytochrome P450, with amino-acid sequence MDQGPAPDVFDPRLYAEGVPYERYRLLRDHHPVAWQREPEVLGWPAGPGFWAVTRHADVVRVLRDHRTYSSHLGATQIRDPDPADLPFLRRTMLNQDPPEHGTLRRTVARAFTPARVDAFAARVRGRARTLLRAARDGAEDGAADLVRTVTDEYALLNLTDLLGVPAADRGLLLEWTVRIIGYQDPEDAPAPLPGPDGKPLNPRSPALLGEMFAYARELAAHKRAHPGDDVMTALALAGLQDAELEMFFFLLTVAGNDTVRSAAPGGLLALARDPDAYAGLADGRAPLDRAVEELLRVHPPVLSFRRTAAADTELAGQPIRAGDKVVVFHASANHDERVFADPGRLDLGRAPNPHVSFGDGPHVCLGAHFARLQLRVLYEEWRTVMPAPELAGQPRRLVSNFINGITRLPLRVSGPAG; translated from the coding sequence ATGGACCAAGGACCGGCCCCCGACGTCTTCGACCCGCGCCTCTACGCCGAAGGCGTCCCGTACGAGCGCTACCGGCTGCTGCGCGACCACCACCCGGTGGCCTGGCAGCGCGAGCCGGAGGTGCTCGGCTGGCCCGCCGGCCCCGGCTTCTGGGCCGTCACCCGGCACGCCGACGTGGTCCGGGTGCTGCGCGACCACCGCACGTACTCCTCGCACCTGGGCGCCACCCAGATCCGCGACCCCGACCCGGCCGACCTGCCCTTCCTGCGGCGCACCATGCTCAACCAGGATCCCCCCGAGCACGGGACCCTGCGCCGGACCGTGGCACGCGCCTTCACCCCGGCCCGCGTCGACGCCTTCGCCGCCCGGGTCCGCGGCCGCGCCCGTACGCTGCTGCGCGCCGCCCGCGACGGCGCCGAGGACGGGGCCGCCGACCTGGTGCGCACCGTCACCGACGAGTACGCGCTGCTGAACCTCACCGACCTGCTGGGCGTTCCGGCCGCGGACCGGGGGCTGCTGCTGGAGTGGACCGTACGGATCATCGGCTACCAGGATCCCGAGGACGCCCCGGCTCCGCTGCCGGGCCCCGACGGGAAGCCGCTCAACCCGCGCTCACCGGCGCTGCTGGGGGAGATGTTCGCGTACGCCCGCGAACTGGCCGCCCACAAAAGGGCCCACCCGGGCGACGACGTGATGACCGCCCTCGCGCTCGCCGGACTTCAGGACGCGGAGCTGGAGATGTTCTTCTTCCTGCTCACCGTCGCGGGCAACGACACCGTGCGCAGCGCCGCACCGGGCGGGCTGCTCGCCCTGGCCCGCGACCCGGACGCCTACGCCGGACTCGCGGACGGCCGGGCCCCGTTGGACCGGGCGGTGGAGGAACTCCTGCGCGTGCACCCGCCGGTGCTGAGCTTCAGGCGCACCGCCGCCGCCGACACCGAGCTCGCCGGGCAGCCGATCCGGGCCGGCGACAAGGTGGTGGTCTTCCACGCGTCCGCCAACCACGACGAGCGGGTCTTCGCCGACCCCGGCCGCCTCGACCTCGGCCGCGCCCCCAACCCGCACGTCTCCTTCGGGGACGGCCCGCACGTGTGCCTGGGCGCGCACTTCGCCCGGCTCCAGCTGCGGGTCCTCTACGAGGAGTGGCGCACGGTGATGCCCGCACCGGAACTCGCGGGCCAGCCGCGCCGGTTGGTGTCGAACTTCATCAACGGGATCACACGGCTGCCGCTGCGGGTGTCCGGGCCGGCCGGGTGA
- a CDS encoding TIGR03842 family LLM class F420-dependent oxidoreductase: MDFGLVLQTDPPASQVVSLMKRGERNGFRYGWTFDSAVLWQEPFVIYSQILANTQRMHVGPMVTNPGTRTWEVTASTFATLNDMFGNRTVCGIGRGDSAMRVAGRAPNTLARLGQAIDVIRDLAEGREAEVEGNAIRIPWITDGKLPVWMAAYGPKALALAGQKADGFILQLADLYLTEWMIKAVRQAAVEAGRDPDSITICVAAPAYVSEDLAHARDQCRWFGGMVGNHVADLVSRYGEHSSMVPDELTEYVKSRQGYDYSHHGRAGNPSADFVPDEIVDRFCLLGPAEAHIEKLRALQALGVDQFAVYAMHDAREATIDAYGSDIIPSLG, from the coding sequence ATGGACTTCGGCCTCGTCCTGCAGACCGACCCGCCGGCCTCCCAGGTCGTCAGCCTCATGAAGCGCGGCGAGCGCAACGGGTTCCGCTACGGCTGGACCTTCGACTCGGCGGTCCTGTGGCAGGAGCCGTTCGTCATCTACAGCCAGATCCTGGCCAACACCCAACGCATGCACGTCGGTCCGATGGTCACCAACCCGGGGACGCGGACGTGGGAGGTGACCGCCTCCACCTTCGCGACGCTGAACGACATGTTCGGCAACCGCACGGTCTGCGGGATCGGCCGCGGGGACTCGGCGATGCGGGTCGCCGGGCGCGCGCCCAACACCCTGGCCCGCCTGGGTCAGGCGATCGACGTCATCCGGGACTTGGCGGAGGGCCGGGAGGCCGAGGTCGAGGGCAACGCCATCCGGATCCCCTGGATCACGGACGGAAAGCTCCCGGTCTGGATGGCGGCGTACGGGCCGAAGGCGCTGGCCCTGGCCGGTCAGAAGGCGGACGGGTTCATCCTCCAGCTCGCGGACCTCTACCTCACGGAGTGGATGATCAAGGCGGTCCGCCAGGCTGCCGTGGAGGCCGGCCGTGACCCCGATTCGATCACCATCTGCGTTGCGGCCCCGGCGTACGTGAGCGAGGACCTGGCCCACGCCCGCGACCAGTGCCGTTGGTTCGGCGGCATGGTCGGCAACCACGTCGCCGACCTGGTCTCCCGCTACGGCGAGCACTCCTCGATGGTCCCGGACGAGCTCACCGAGTACGTCAAGTCCCGCCAGGGCTACGACTACAGCCACCACGGCCGCGCCGGGAACCCGTCCGCCGACTTCGTTCCCGACGAGATCGTCGACCGGTTCTGCCTGCTCGGCCCGGCCGAGGCCCACATCGAGAAGCTCCGCGCCCTGCAGGCCCTCGGCGTCGACCAGTTCGCCGTGTACGCCATGCACGACGCCCGGGAAGCGACGATCGACGCGTACGGCTCCGACATCATCCCGTCGTTGGGCTGA
- a CDS encoding alginate lyase family protein: MNASASKRLGLGLVGALLAGGLLLAACAAPEGRAHAKDPGDVVFRHPGVVVSHTRLQHAKQMVAAGKEPWSSAYRALLASRYASLDYQPHPAGVVPCPFDSGPQSCLDERQDAIAAYTHALLWSVNGKASHARKAVQIMDGWSAVMKRHAEDNAGLQAAWSGSTWARTAEIIHADYPSWGDERVARFKEMLRTAYLPAVRAQVPAYNGNWELAMTDAALGISVFLEDQAVFRESLERFRERVPAYFYLERDGAHPLAPPRTGIDSPDKVASYWFGQGTYADGIAQETCRNLMHVGYALAASAHIAETAWHQGIDLYGEQGERLRAALEFHAKYQLGEEAPGWLCGGKLERTMGPDLEVALQHYAVRTGAKLPYTRELVEKTRPAGTDDLFVAWETLTHGES, encoded by the coding sequence ATGAACGCATCCGCATCCAAGCGACTCGGCCTCGGACTCGTGGGCGCCCTCCTCGCGGGCGGCCTGCTGCTCGCGGCGTGCGCCGCCCCCGAGGGCCGGGCCCACGCCAAGGACCCGGGCGACGTGGTCTTCCGCCACCCGGGCGTCGTCGTCAGCCACACCCGGCTCCAGCACGCGAAGCAGATGGTCGCCGCCGGCAAGGAGCCGTGGAGCTCGGCGTACCGGGCGCTCCTCGCGAGCCGCTACGCCTCCCTCGACTACCAGCCGCACCCGGCCGGCGTGGTGCCCTGCCCCTTCGACTCGGGGCCGCAGTCCTGCCTCGACGAACGGCAGGACGCGATCGCCGCGTACACCCACGCCCTGCTGTGGTCGGTGAACGGCAAGGCCTCCCACGCGCGCAAGGCCGTGCAGATCATGGACGGATGGTCGGCCGTGATGAAGCGCCACGCCGAGGACAACGCCGGCCTCCAGGCCGCCTGGTCCGGCTCCACCTGGGCGCGCACCGCCGAGATCATCCACGCCGACTACCCGAGCTGGGGGGACGAGCGGGTCGCCCGCTTCAAGGAGATGCTGCGCACGGCCTACCTCCCGGCCGTCCGCGCGCAGGTGCCGGCGTACAACGGCAACTGGGAGCTCGCCATGACCGACGCCGCCCTCGGCATCTCCGTCTTCCTGGAGGACCAGGCCGTCTTCCGGGAGTCCCTGGAGCGGTTCCGCGAGCGCGTCCCCGCGTACTTCTACCTCGAGCGGGACGGCGCGCACCCGCTCGCCCCGCCGCGCACCGGCATCGACTCGCCGGACAAGGTCGCGTCGTACTGGTTCGGCCAGGGGACGTACGCCGACGGCATCGCCCAGGAGACCTGCCGCAACCTCATGCACGTCGGCTACGCCCTCGCGGCGTCCGCGCACATCGCGGAGACGGCCTGGCACCAGGGCATCGACCTGTACGGGGAGCAGGGCGAGCGGCTCCGGGCGGCACTGGAGTTCCACGCGAAGTACCAGCTGGGGGAAGAGGCCCCCGGGTGGCTGTGCGGCGGCAAGCTGGAGCGCACGATGGGCCCCGACCTGGAAGTGGCGCTCCAGCACTACGCGGTGCGGACGGGCGCGAAACTCCCGTACACCCGCGAGCTGGTCGAGAAGACGCGGCCGGCCGGGACGGACGACCTGTTCGTGGCGTGGGAGACCCTCACCCACGGGGAGAGCTAG
- a CDS encoding PPOX class F420-dependent oxidoreductase, which translates to MTIEELGRARYVSLTTFRKDGTAVATPVWAVVDGGELYVWTRNDAWKVKRIRNNGRVTVVPCDVRGRVADGAVAVEGEARLLDEAGLKRVRKLMTRKYKWQFWMLDVPAALVRRERPHTAIAVTLAPPAV; encoded by the coding sequence ATGACGATCGAGGAACTGGGCCGAGCGAGGTACGTCAGTCTCACCACCTTCCGCAAGGACGGCACCGCGGTGGCCACGCCCGTGTGGGCCGTGGTGGACGGCGGCGAGCTGTACGTGTGGACGCGCAACGACGCGTGGAAGGTGAAGCGGATCCGCAACAACGGGCGGGTCACCGTCGTGCCCTGTGACGTACGCGGACGGGTCGCCGACGGGGCCGTCGCGGTCGAGGGCGAGGCGCGGCTGCTCGACGAGGCGGGGCTGAAGCGGGTGCGGAAGCTGATGACGCGCAAGTACAAGTGGCAGTTCTGGATGCTGGACGTGCCGGCCGCCCTGGTCCGGCGCGAGCGCCCTCACACCGCGATCGCGGTCACGCTTGCCCCGCCCGCCGTCTAG
- a CDS encoding nitrilase-related carbon-nitrogen hydrolase → MAQVVRAAIVQATWTGDTESMIAKHEEHARRAAAQGAKIIGFQEVFNAPYFCQVQEPEHYRWAEAVPDGPTVRRMQALARETGMVIVVPVFELESEGFYYNTAAVIDADGSYLGKYRKHHIPQVRGFWEKYYFRPGNLGFPVFDTAVGRIGVYICYDRHFPEGWRELGLNGAQLVYNPSATSRGLSGYLWQLEQPASAVANEYFVAAINRVGQEEYGDNDFYGTSYFVDPRGRFVGEVASDKEEELLVRDLDFDLIKEVRDQWAFYRDRRPDAYGGLVQP, encoded by the coding sequence ATGGCCCAAGTCGTCCGCGCCGCAATCGTCCAGGCCACCTGGACCGGAGACACCGAGTCGATGATCGCCAAACACGAGGAGCACGCCCGGCGGGCCGCCGCGCAGGGCGCGAAGATCATCGGCTTCCAGGAAGTCTTCAACGCCCCCTACTTCTGCCAGGTCCAGGAGCCCGAGCACTACCGCTGGGCAGAGGCCGTCCCCGACGGCCCCACCGTCCGGCGGATGCAGGCCCTCGCCCGCGAGACCGGCATGGTGATCGTCGTACCGGTCTTCGAGCTGGAGTCCGAGGGCTTCTACTACAACACCGCCGCGGTCATCGACGCCGACGGCAGCTACCTCGGCAAGTACCGCAAGCACCACATCCCGCAGGTCCGGGGCTTCTGGGAGAAGTACTACTTCCGCCCGGGCAACCTCGGCTTCCCCGTCTTCGACACCGCCGTCGGCCGGATCGGCGTCTACATCTGCTACGACCGGCACTTCCCGGAGGGCTGGCGCGAACTAGGCCTCAACGGCGCCCAGTTGGTCTACAACCCCTCCGCCACCTCCCGTGGGCTCTCCGGGTACCTGTGGCAGCTGGAGCAGCCCGCCTCCGCCGTCGCCAACGAGTACTTCGTCGCCGCCATCAACCGCGTCGGCCAGGAGGAGTACGGCGACAACGACTTCTACGGCACCAGCTACTTCGTCGACCCGCGCGGCCGGTTCGTCGGGGAGGTCGCCAGCGACAAGGAAGAGGAACTCCTCGTCCGCGACCTCGACTTCGACCTCATCAAGGAGGTTCGCGACCAGTGGGCCTTCTACCGCGACCGCCGCCCCGACGCCTACGGAGGACTCGTACAGCCGTGA
- the ggt gene encoding gamma-glutamyltransferase, with product MRRPAAARQLALLALTGALVSTGAAAPPSAPGAPEKVPVATGYGGAVASVDADASAAGIAVLRSGGNAVDAAVATAAALGVTEPYSAGIGGGGYFVYYDARSGRVRTIDGRETAPASATAALFQENGLPIPFAEGQTSGLGVGVPGTPATWQSALESWGTRPLGQLLGPAEKLAREGFAVDSTFRAQTALNEARFRDFPDTRELFLPGGALPVVGSTFKNPDLAATYAELGRKGAGALYRGRLAEDIVRAVRTPPVDPAATRVVRSGDLTTADLRAYATKRQDPTRVGYRGLDVYSMAPSSSGGTTVGEALNILERSDLGSLTEAQYLHRFIEASRISFADRGRWVGDPAAEDVPTKELLSQRYADTRGCLIDPAKALTSPLAPGDPRNPVACGGSGQAAPTTYEGENTTHLTVADRWGNVVSYTLTIESTGGSAITVPGRGFLLNNELTDFSFAPAAAGVPDPNLPGPGKRPRSSMSPTIVLEHGRPVLALGSPGGATIITTVLQTLTGHLDRGLPLVEAIAAPRASQRNQTTTELEPGLWNSPVRAELEALGQGFRQNPEIGAATGVQRLPDGRWLAAAETTRRGGGSAMVVHPRGER from the coding sequence ATGCGTCGTCCCGCCGCAGCACGTCAGTTAGCGCTCCTCGCACTCACCGGTGCGCTCGTCTCCACCGGCGCCGCCGCCCCGCCGTCCGCGCCGGGGGCTCCGGAGAAGGTGCCGGTCGCCACCGGTTACGGCGGGGCCGTCGCCAGCGTCGACGCCGACGCCAGCGCGGCCGGCATCGCCGTCCTGCGCTCCGGAGGCAACGCCGTGGACGCCGCCGTCGCCACGGCCGCCGCGCTCGGGGTCACCGAGCCGTACTCCGCCGGCATCGGCGGGGGCGGCTACTTCGTGTACTACGACGCCCGCTCCGGCCGGGTGCGCACCATCGACGGCCGCGAGACCGCCCCGGCGAGCGCCACCGCCGCGCTGTTCCAGGAGAACGGCCTGCCCATCCCCTTCGCCGAGGGCCAGACCAGCGGCCTCGGCGTCGGAGTCCCCGGCACCCCGGCGACCTGGCAGAGCGCGCTGGAGTCCTGGGGCACCCGCCCGCTCGGCCAACTCCTGGGGCCCGCCGAGAAGCTGGCCCGCGAGGGCTTCGCCGTGGACTCCACCTTCCGGGCCCAGACCGCGCTCAACGAGGCCCGGTTCCGGGACTTCCCCGACACGAGGGAGCTCTTCCTGCCCGGTGGGGCCCTCCCGGTGGTCGGTTCCACCTTCAAGAACCCGGACCTGGCCGCCACTTACGCCGAGCTCGGCCGCAAGGGCGCGGGCGCGCTCTACCGGGGCCGGCTGGCCGAGGACATCGTCCGGGCCGTGCGCACGCCCCCGGTGGACCCGGCCGCCACCCGCGTGGTCCGCTCCGGCGATCTGACCACCGCAGACCTGCGCGCGTACGCGACCAAGCGGCAGGACCCGACCCGGGTCGGCTACCGCGGCCTGGACGTGTACAGCATGGCCCCGTCCTCCTCCGGCGGCACCACCGTCGGGGAGGCGCTGAACATCCTGGAGCGCAGCGACCTCGGTTCGCTCACCGAAGCCCAGTACCTGCACCGGTTCATCGAGGCCTCCCGGATCTCCTTCGCCGACCGGGGCCGCTGGGTCGGCGACCCGGCCGCCGAGGACGTGCCCACGAAGGAGCTGCTCTCGCAGCGGTACGCGGACACGCGCGGCTGCCTCATCGACCCGGCCAAGGCGCTGACCAGCCCGCTGGCTCCCGGCGATCCCCGTAACCCGGTCGCGTGCGGCGGCTCCGGGCAGGCCGCCCCGACCACCTACGAGGGGGAGAACACCACGCACCTGACCGTCGCCGACCGCTGGGGCAACGTGGTCTCCTACACGCTGACCATCGAGTCGACCGGCGGCAGCGCCATCACCGTCCCGGGACGCGGCTTCCTGCTCAACAACGAGCTGACGGACTTCTCCTTCGCCCCGGCCGCAGCCGGAGTCCCCGACCCCAACCTGCCGGGCCCCGGCAAGCGGCCGCGCTCCTCGATGTCCCCGACCATCGTGCTGGAGCACGGGCGCCCGGTGCTGGCGCTGGGCTCCCCGGGCGGGGCGACCATCATCACCACGGTGCTCCAGACCCTGACCGGGCACCTGGACCGCGGACTGCCGCTGGTGGAGGCCATCGCCGCGCCGCGGGCCAGCCAGCGCAACCAGACCACCACCGAACTGGAGCCGGGCCTGTGGAACAGCCCGGTCCGCGCCGAGCTGGAGGCCCTGGGGCAGGGCTTCCGGCAGAACCCTGAGATCGGCGCGGCCACCGGGGTCCAGCGGCTGCCCGACGGGCGGTGGCTGGCCGCGGCCGAGACGACCCGGCGGGGCGGCGGCTCGGCGATGGTGGTGCACCCGAGGGGGGAGCGGTAG